GGAGGCGTATTAAAACCCCAGAGAACGCAGCCGCTGCATACACAGCGAGGGGTTGATACTTGCGTTCATTATGCTATTGCTATTCTTTGCCGTCAAGATGCTATCGTCCAATTGCACAGCAGGAATTCTTTTGGCTCAGGAATCATTCCTGATTGTGTAAACTCTCCAGGGCGATGAATGTAATGACTCCAGGTTGTCGTTCCAGTATGGGAGGCTCCCCGTTATGAGCGGGTTAACCGGGTATCCCCGTGAGTTCTCTCAGCATCCGTTTTCTGCCAGGCCTGTATCGTCGAAAATGATAATTGGATCGTAGTGCGACATTCTGTCGGACCAGGCAACTTGACTTCTGTTCAAACCAGGGGGATAATCAGGAATCAGCAGCTCGGCTTATCACAGTTTGACGATTGCGGAGTCTTCAGAACGATGGGACACCTGCCAGAGATTCAGTCACTGGGAGTCTAGATAGTGCCTGCACCCCAAAAATATGCTTCCATGGGGGGAGGGGGGCTTGCTCTCCTGTTCTTGCTTTGTGCCTGGTTTGCGGGTTCCAGATGGGGACTGCCAACCGAACATCTACAGGCACAACAACCGGATCAGCCGCTTGTGGCACCACGGCCAGCGATCCATTCTGATACCAGTACGGCCAGGCAAAGGCGTCAGCTACTGACGGAGATGGAAGCAGTCTGGCTGGAAGGGAACCTGACGGAAGCGATCGCGCTGGCTGAAAAGCTTTACAGGCTCGAACAGAAAATCTTTGGCTCCGAGTCGGACGAGGCGGCGTGGCGACTTCGCGATCTTGCCAAATACTCGCTGGAAAACAACCAGGTTGATGCCGCATTACGGTACGCAACGCAGTCGTCGGAAATCATTGATCGCTTACATCAGGCCGAGTCCTGGAAAACTGAGGACGCCCTTCGTTTTCAACAGACTCTGGTAGCGATCTCCGACCTGCCGCTCACAAAACGCATGAAGTTTCTGAATGCAGAACGGGACTTCTTAAATGGTTTGCTTGAGAATGACTATCGTGCTGCTTTGGAGGCGAATCTTCTGCGGGCCGGCGTGCTGCTGGAACTGCTGGGAGATCGTCATCTCAGTGTGATCGAAGCTTTGCTGAGAAGCCAGGAGCTGTTGGTTGTCATGAACGACCCGAGTTCCTCAATCACACAAATTCAGCGGCTCGATCAACTGATACCACAGGTCACGAAGACTCCGCATCCCGTGCATGCGTACTTACATAAGGTCTGGGCCGACCAGGCACTGCATGGTGGGGCTACGGATCTTGCTGACGAACACTTCCGCAAATCCGTAAAATTCTACGAGCAGTCGAAAGTGGATTTCCTGCCGGATTATGCAATCACACTTAACAATTTCGGTTTGTTTCTGATACGAACCGGCCGGTTTGACGAAGCCCATCATGTTCTGAATAAAGCCTGCAGTCTTTTGAGAAATCGCGTCGGGCTTATCAATTCCCAGACGCAACTGCTGGAGTACAACTTGATCAGTCTCGAACAATATCTCAGTCAGCAGGCGTTGCCTGAGCATGACTGGGATACTGCAGAGCGCTATCTCGAGAACAGCCTTGCTACTTTGAAACAGATTGAATCCGATACTGGAAAGAGTCAGTACCAGATACGGGACGTTGAGTGGGACCTGAAGGTCTTGCGGCAGTGTCGAACGATGAATCAAGCTTCATTACAGGACATGGACCGTTGCCTGGCTCTGAAATCACAGATTGATACGAAAACAATCCCGGGTGACGAAACCGCAGCGCTGGCACTGAGTCGTGAGTATCGTGATCTGGTTCAGAAGTTGTTCGGGGCGAATACTCCGTCAGCGGTACGTGCTGATTTTCAAGTCGCAAAACAGACGAATGATCGCGATGCCAAACTCGCGCTCTACAGATCACTTCTCGAGCCAATGCGCGCGGTGCTGGGAGATGACCATCCGGCGTACGCGGAACTTCTCATCGAAATTGCCGACTGGAGTGAGCCAGCTTCTGAACAGACACTGAAACTGGCAGAGACCGCTACCGGGATTTACGAGAAGAATTCCTGGCACCAGACCCCGGAATATGCTCGTGCGCTGCGAATCGTCGGTCGGATTCGAAATACACTGCGCCGGGATGATGCCATCGAGGCGCTGCTCAAAGCCGAAGGTGTCTTGAAAGAACAGCGCCTCACCAGTGGTATCGATTATCTTATCACGTTAAACGAGCTTCTGTTCTATTACCGCAATCACGATCAGCTGATCGAAGCGATTCCTTATTGTCAAACTGCAGAAGAGTTGGCGCGGCAGCTGCTGAAAGTGGATCGAGGTCTTGCCGCCCAAACCTGTAATCAGGTTGCGACGATCTACGAAACTCTCGGACGGACCGATGAGGCGCTTCAGAACTATTTGCGAGCAGTGAATATTTTCGATGAACTTGCAGGTCCGCCAAGCCGCGCACAACTTATCACATTGAAGAACGTCGCGGGACTTTATCGCAGACAACGGCAATACGTGTCCGCGGAAGACTTCTTTCGACGATTTCTGAAAATGGTCGAAACACCCGGTTTGTACGACCGGGGATTACAGGTCGATGCTGTATTGGGTCTCACCTCCATGTACCAGGAACAGGAACGGTACCAGGGGGCACGCAACCTGCTCGGCCAATTGGATCAGTCTCTACAGCAGGATGAAAAAATCTCGACTCTCTGGTGCAATATTCGACTGGCACAGATCTCGCTTGAGCAGTCAGACGAAAAACCAGACAAAGCTGTTGCGCTGTTTGAGGAATTATGGAATGTGCTCGCAACGGGTACCTTCCCGCCGAAATCAGAGTCGACGTTGCAGAACGATCAGTCCCCCAAATCAACGCTGAAACGTCCGCAAATCTACAGGGAACGGGAATGGTTGGGATTTCTCCAGCAAGTGAAGCGGATTAGCGGTCAGTTTTCGGATCCGGCGCCTTACCTGCGTGTGCTGAAAGTCATACAGGATCACGCCCGGGAATGGGATCAAAATGAACCGTGGCATCTGGCCGATGCGGAGAATGAATTACGTGAAGCACGAAAATATGCGGACCTGTCTCCCGAAGCTCGTCTGAAATTGAAAGCGGCTGAGGAGTGGGAGTCAAAGGCCCTGGATCAGTCCGGCAGCGAAGCAACGGCAGATCGGCTTTCGCTGCTGGAAAAAGTGCTGGCGACTCAAACTGAGATTCTGGGGCGCAAACACCGCGCTGTCGCGACCACCTGTCTGGAGTTCGCCCAACTCCAGAGAAAATCCGGTCGGATCAGCAGCGCGATGGACTCTTATCGTGAGGCA
Above is a window of Gimesia sp. DNA encoding:
- a CDS encoding CHAT domain-containing tetratricopeptide repeat protein; amino-acid sequence: MPAPQKYASMGGGGLALLFLLCAWFAGSRWGLPTEHLQAQQPDQPLVAPRPAIHSDTSTARQRRQLLTEMEAVWLEGNLTEAIALAEKLYRLEQKIFGSESDEAAWRLRDLAKYSLENNQVDAALRYATQSSEIIDRLHQAESWKTEDALRFQQTLVAISDLPLTKRMKFLNAERDFLNGLLENDYRAALEANLLRAGVLLELLGDRHLSVIEALLRSQELLVVMNDPSSSITQIQRLDQLIPQVTKTPHPVHAYLHKVWADQALHGGATDLADEHFRKSVKFYEQSKVDFLPDYAITLNNFGLFLIRTGRFDEAHHVLNKACSLLRNRVGLINSQTQLLEYNLISLEQYLSQQALPEHDWDTAERYLENSLATLKQIESDTGKSQYQIRDVEWDLKVLRQCRTMNQASLQDMDRCLALKSQIDTKTIPGDETAALALSREYRDLVQKLFGANTPSAVRADFQVAKQTNDRDAKLALYRSLLEPMRAVLGDDHPAYAELLIEIADWSEPASEQTLKLAETATGIYEKNSWHQTPEYARALRIVGRIRNTLRRDDAIEALLKAEGVLKEQRLTSGIDYLITLNELLFYYRNHDQLIEAIPYCQTAEELARQLLKVDRGLAAQTCNQVATIYETLGRTDEALQNYLRAVNIFDELAGPPSRAQLITLKNVAGLYRRQRQYVSAEDFFRRFLKMVETPGLYDRGLQVDAVLGLTSMYQEQERYQGARNLLGQLDQSLQQDEKISTLWCNIRLAQISLEQSDEKPDKAVALFEELWNVLATGTFPPKSESTLQNDQSPKSTLKRPQIYREREWLGFLQQVKRISGQFSDPAPYLRVLKVIQDHAREWDQNEPWHLADAENELREARKYADLSPEARLKLKAAEEWESKALDQSGSEATADRLSLLEKVLATQTEILGRKHRAVATTCLEFAQLQRKSGRISSAMDSYREAVRIRSELLGDRHAATAEAQSEAALGAMAAGDVQQAQRWLSEAIKTQTEILGENDPALAESYHRLVKYYIYQGQYAEALELAQSTCQRYAAVFGKMSLKNAEALKTLSSVYSALGNDMQAIYPLLESMEIVNGLDVDSRAETEFILAAGWQLLQFPLSHALLQEVVDEFVAKLKMTDPDSKDYANALELRGMLSFNLKKYEEAETYFQQSLQIYRKFFENPNHPQISELLNNLGAVALNRGKLEQAEQYLEQAFSSRLESTVTGNEIQFLIFYNLAEVKARLGKSATALKYLTRCFEIDERSLMTNLLLRPEAALTKLLNNRFNLYSLLVTLQLSGQLPEDSVSDVFSRILGRKGLALDIACQMNAAQNALIHDAGIASKLQEIQQLRIWLAESSVTGEEFEKQQVSNDGEKFVPNRQTKAVLRIQELQEQVALAIREAGLQLQLTGVDVEEIRGKLPPDSALIEFVVSGLIDLKDPASRAGDDPHLLAFYLPSDAKRACRLVDLGRIKDINEQIEKLRGHIERVPRSLRFMSEDELESQYQELSSQLYRSLLQPFDEELSKLDHLVIAPDGQLHFIPFAALTRANGHYLVEDLAISYVSSGRDLLREKAAPGRGTLVLADPDYDATREQRISQAKTLGIDLSDHQKFALRGAGQTELRSLRWRPLPGARKEAASVQTHLDGSIYAPVQVFYGGDAAEDVFKTVVSPRIVHIATHGFYLPLENAGAFNESRSVQRSSGSALGRLRYVDNPLLRSGLVLAGANQLATSSEKRGVNLEDGWLTAQEISSMDFRNTELVVLSACESGLGDSELGNGVRGLQRAFIVAGAHSLLTSMFEVPDKETRELMDSFYQKFVQSGDQVKSMQAAQQKLILQRREQSDAAHPFFWASFFIVGQPEKTPAGK